In Streptococcus parauberis NCFD 2020, the sequence TCAGGGACTTCTTTCTCTCGCGTCACTAAATTAAGCATGTTGTGCCCATGAATCTGATAAACATACCAATGACCCGCTTCCAGATACATGGACTCATTTTTGGGAGTCCGACGTCCTTGGGCACTGTGACAAGCACTGTCAAAAGCACCTAGATAAGCCTCGGTTTCGACAATCCGCCCTAGCTTCTCATCACCTAAATAGAGTTCCATCCCAAGCAAAGCCTTGGCTGCTCCTTGCGTATCCGTCAAAAGTAATTTTCTAAACCACTGGTCCATCGTTAGCACTCCCCACCTTTTTATTACACTTACTATATCTCACTTGCTTAACAAAATGCAAGGATCAGCTGTGCTTTAGAGTCAATTCTAATAGATGGAATATTCGACAAAAGACGAATAATTTTTCATAAAAATAGTTTCTGATGGTACAATATTACAATATTTGATAATATTGTACTAATTTTGGAGGTATCTATGGATATTAAAGCTTATCAGCAATGGGTCAGTGATTTTTACAAGAAGCGTCACTGGTACCAGTACAACCCTTTTATCCGCAGTAATTTTTTGACTGAGGAAGTCGGTGAACTTGCGCAAGCTATTCGCAAATATGAAATTGGACGGGATCGTCCGGACGAAACCACCAGGACTGAAAGAGAAAATCTAGAAGATATTAAGGAAGAACTAGGAGATGTGTTAGATAATATTTTCATCCTAGCTGACTTGTATCAAATATCCTTGGAAGACATCGTCCAAGCCCACAAAACAAAATTAGAAAAGAGATTTGAAGAGT encodes:
- a CDS encoding MazG nucleotide pyrophosphohydrolase domain-containing protein, giving the protein MDIKAYQQWVSDFYKKRHWYQYNPFIRSNFLTEEVGELAQAIRKYEIGRDRPDETTRTERENLEDIKEELGDVLDNIFILADLYQISLEDIVQAHKTKLEKRFEE